The Streptomyces sp. JB150 genomic interval CCGTGACGACCGTCGTGGCAACGGCGGCGGCAAGCGGGAGACCGCCCGCGTCTGAGCCCGTCCTGCCCCGGCGTCATTCCCCGAGACCGAGGAGTGCGCGCATCCGCGCGTACTTCTCGGTCAGTCGTGTGCGGGTCGGCTCGTCCAGGGCGGCGAGGCGGGCCGGGTCCGCGTTGTGGGCGAGGTCGGCCTCCTTCACCAGCAGCGCGCCGGGCGTGGCGAGGATCCGCGCGGCGTACGCCTCCGGGGACTCCCCCGCCCGCTTGCTGACCGCCAGCACGATGTCCTTCGTACGGCGGCTCAGCGGGGCCTGGTGCAGCCACCGCTCGGGCAGCGCGTCGTCCTCGACGGCGTCGTGCAGCCAGGCGGCGGCGATCTGCTCGTCGTCGCCGCCGCGGGCGCGGACGCCCTCCGCGACGGCCTGCAGGTGCTCGGCGTACGGCCGCCCGGCCTTGTCGGTCTGCCCCTCGTGGGCCGCCCGGGCCAGCGCCTCGACCTCGGCGAGCGGCAGGGTGCGCGGTGTCTCGGTCACCCCGCCAGTCTCCCAGCGCCTGAGGGCCCCCGCACGGACAGCCTCCCGTTCGAGTGGCCCGTCCCCCGCGGGCTACGGGCGGGGCTGGGCGTGTGCGGTCGGGCCCTCGCGGCAGATGAGGAGGAGGGCCCGGTCGTCGTTGACGTCCTTGGCGACGGCCTCGATGAGGTGCCAGGCGGCGCCGTGGAAGCCGCCGGCGACGTAGCGGTCGGCCTCGCCGGTGAGGCGGTCGATGCCCTCGACGATGTCGCGGTCGGAGGTCTCGACCAGGCCGTCGGTGAAGAGCATGAGGACGTCGCCGGGGCGGAGGGTGCCCTTGACCGGGTCGAACTGGGCGCCCTCGTAGACGCCGAGCAGGGGCCCCTCGGCTGCCTTCTCCTCCCAGCGGCCGCTGCCCGCGCTGAGCTGGAGGCCCGGCGGGTGGCCGGCGGAGTACAGCTCGTAGTCGCCGGAGTCGAGGTCGAGGACCAGGTGGATGGAGGTGGCGAACCCCTCGTCCCAGTCCTGGCGCAGCAGGTAGCCGTTGGCGGCCGGGAGGAAGGCGTGCGGGGGCAGCGAGCCGAGCAGGCCGCTGAACGCGCCGGCCAGGAGGAGGGCGCGGGAGGCGGCGTCCATGCCCTTGCCGGAGACGTCGGTGAGGACGACCTCCAGGGTGCGGCCGCCGTTGGTGCGGGCCGCGACCACGAAGTCGCCGGAGAAGGACTGGCCGCCGGCCGGGCGCAGCGCCATCTCGCGGTGCCAGCCGGCCGGCAGCTTGGGCAGCCGGCTCTGGGTGCGGATGCGTTCGCGCAGGTCGAACAGCATGGTGCCGCCGCGCCGCCAGGGCACGCCGACCCGGCTGCGGAACTGGGCGATGAGCAGGCCGAAGAAGCCGCAGGCGGCGACGACGAGGACCACGCCCGGCGTGACCCGGGAGGGGCCTTCCGTGTACGGGCCCAGCTGGACCGACTCCACGATCAGGGCGGTCGCGGCCGCCGCGTACAGGCCGAGCAGGCTCGCCGGGCGCAGCAGCAGGCCGCCCGCGACGATCGGCAGGACCAGTGCGGCCGGGGAGCACCACACCGGGTTGGCGAGGGTGGTGGCGGCGATGAGCGGGACGGTGAGCAGCAGTCCGGCGAGGGCGACCCAGTCGGAGCCGTCGCCGCGGAAGTAGTCGACGGCGCTTTTGCGCAGGCCGACGCGGACCCGGTGCCACTGCATCTTCCACCGGGCCGTGAACGTCTCGGCCGCCGCGCGCCGTTGTCCTGCTGCCATTAGTTCGGGACCCTATCCAGCGGACCCGTCGCTTGGCACGGGAGGTCCCACTTGTCCCCCGTCCGGGGCTCGGCCGCGCCGGAACCTTCACGGGCTCCCGTCTCGCCGTCACCCGCCGGTAATTCCCTGGCTCACCCCTCATTGCCCTGATAGGCATGGACCATGGCGATGGCGAGTGACCGGACGGACGGCATGCGCGTCCTGCGGCCGGACGACTGGGACGTGTGGTACGACACTCTGCTGCGGGCGTTCGGCGGTGCGCCGGAGGCGCCCGAGGAACGCGAACTGTGGCGTGAGCTCACCGAGTTCGACCGTTCCCTGGCCGTGTGGGACGGGGACGCGGTGGTGGGCACGGCCGGCGCGTTCACGTTCCGGCTGACGGTGCCCGGCGGGGCGTCGGTGCCCGCGGCCGGCGTCACCATGGTGAGCGTGGCCGGCACGCACCGGCGGCGCGGGGTGCTGACGTCGATGATGCGGCGGCAGCTGGACGACGTCCGCTCGTGGGGCGAGCCGCTGGCGGTGCTGACCGCCTCGGAGCCGGACATCTACGGACGGTTCGGGTACGGGGCGGCGACGTACGCGCTGCGCGCCGAGATCGACACGGCGCGGGTGCGGCTGTCGGTGCCGGCCGGGACCGACGGCGTACGGCTGCGCTACGCGGCGCCGGCCGATGTGCTGGAGGACTGCGAGGCGGTCTACGCCCGGCTGGTGCCCGGACGGCCGGGCATGCTGGCGCGGCGGCCGAAGTGGGAGCGGGTGGCGCTGCTGGACCCGGAGAGCGAGCGGGAGGGCGCGTCGCCGCTGCAGTGCGTGGTCGCCGAGCGGAACGGCCGGATCGCCGGGTACGCCCGGTACCGGGTGAAGCTCGGCTGGGGCGACAGCGGTCATGACGGCACGGTGTCGCTGGAGGACCTGGCGGCCGAGGATCCCGCGGTGGACGCGGCGCTGTGGCGGTTCCTGTTCGGGATCGACCTGACCTCCACGCTGGTGATGCGGGGGCGGCCGGTCGACGACGCCTGGCAGTACCTGGTGTCGGACATCCGCCGGTGCCGGACGCGGCAGCGGGACTCGCTGTACCTGCGGCCGGTGGAGGTGGGCGCCGCGCTCCAGGCGCGGACCTATGCCGCGCCGGTGGACGTGGTGCTGGACGTCGAGGACGCCTTCTGCCCGTGGAACACGGGGCGTTGGCGGCTCAGCGGGGACGCCAAGGGCGCCTCGTGCGAGCGTACGGCCGACGCGGCGGATCTGGCGCTGACCGTGCGGGAGCTGGGGTCGGCGTATCTCGGCGGGGTGAGCCTCACCGCGCTGGCCGCGGCCGGGCGGGTCCGGGAGCTGCGGGCGGGGGCGCTGGCGGAGGCGTCGGTGGCGTTCGGGCCGGCCGGGCCCGCGCCCTGGCTGCCGCACGGGTTCTGAGCCGGGCGTCTCAGGCGCGCTGGCAGACGGGGCACCAGAAGAGGTTGCGGGCGGCGAGGCCGGCGGTGCGGATCTCGCCGCCGCAGACGTGGCAGGGCAGGGTGGCCCTGCGGTAGACGTACACCTCGCCGCCGTGGTCGTCGACGCGCGGCGGGCGGCCCATGGCCTCGGGGGTGTGCTCGGGGCGGACGGTGTCGATGCGGTTGTCGCGGACGCCCTCGCGCATCAGCTGCACGAGGTCGGTCCACAGGGCGTGCCACTCGGCGGGGGTGATGTCGCGGCCCGCGCGGTAGGGGTCGATGCCGTGCCGGAAGAGGACCTCCGCGCGGTAGACGTTGCCGACGCCGGCGATGACCTTCTGGTCCATCAGCAGGGCGGCGATGGCCGTACGGCTGCGGGAGACGCGCCGGTAGGCCTCGTCGGGGTCGGCGTCGTCGCGCAGCGGGTCCGGGCCGAGGCGGTCGTGTATGGCGCGCTTCTCGGCGTCGGTGATCAGGGCGCAGGTGGTGGGGCCGCGCAGGTCGACGTACGAC includes:
- a CDS encoding HD domain-containing protein; translation: MTETPRTLPLAEVEALARAAHEGQTDKAGRPYAEHLQAVAEGVRARGGDDEQIAAAWLHDAVEDDALPERWLHQAPLSRRTKDIVLAVSKRAGESPEAYAARILATPGALLVKEADLAHNADPARLAALDEPTRTRLTEKYARMRALLGLGE
- a CDS encoding PP2C family protein-serine/threonine phosphatase, which codes for MAAGQRRAAAETFTARWKMQWHRVRVGLRKSAVDYFRGDGSDWVALAGLLLTVPLIAATTLANPVWCSPAALVLPIVAGGLLLRPASLLGLYAAAATALIVESVQLGPYTEGPSRVTPGVVLVVAACGFFGLLIAQFRSRVGVPWRRGGTMLFDLRERIRTQSRLPKLPAGWHREMALRPAGGQSFSGDFVVAARTNGGRTLEVVLTDVSGKGMDAASRALLLAGAFSGLLGSLPPHAFLPAANGYLLRQDWDEGFATSIHLVLDLDSGDYELYSAGHPPGLQLSAGSGRWEEKAAEGPLLGVYEGAQFDPVKGTLRPGDVLMLFTDGLVETSDRDIVEGIDRLTGEADRYVAGGFHGAAWHLIEAVAKDVNDDRALLLICREGPTAHAQPRP
- a CDS encoding GNAT family N-acetyltransferase, encoding MASDRTDGMRVLRPDDWDVWYDTLLRAFGGAPEAPEERELWRELTEFDRSLAVWDGDAVVGTAGAFTFRLTVPGGASVPAAGVTMVSVAGTHRRRGVLTSMMRRQLDDVRSWGEPLAVLTASEPDIYGRFGYGAATYALRAEIDTARVRLSVPAGTDGVRLRYAAPADVLEDCEAVYARLVPGRPGMLARRPKWERVALLDPESEREGASPLQCVVAERNGRIAGYARYRVKLGWGDSGHDGTVSLEDLAAEDPAVDAALWRFLFGIDLTSTLVMRGRPVDDAWQYLVSDIRRCRTRQRDSLYLRPVEVGAALQARTYAAPVDVVLDVEDAFCPWNTGRWRLSGDAKGASCERTADAADLALTVRELGSAYLGGVSLTALAAAGRVRELRAGALAEASVAFGPAGPAPWLPHGF